A section of the Bradyrhizobium oligotrophicum S58 genome encodes:
- a CDS encoding transglutaminase-like cysteine peptidase: protein MLRIDRPRVFPRALGLALALVAGVGCMGTASAEALSRQVSPDSSGHAQVAPPVRFFTINAVLAKHDGLRRAASGPVELASTTTESRTGSDAPQGPAVATPSNEPFGLMTFRAPEGVLWVKWRGIQGAMASERAAIDRCNGDDARCSASERIFVALTRSAASASDARARAEIVNRSVNQAVRYVSDDQQHGVADVWSSPLQTLRTGLGDCEDYAIAKYALMLAAGTPEADLKLLLVRDMAVRQDHAVLAVRLDGKWLVLDNRRSTLMEGRDLQSFMPLFAIDHRGVSLFAAPYAERRHHESESDLAPAAEAGFAGSGDPGLPLLL, encoded by the coding sequence ATGTTGCGGATCGATCGGCCGCGGGTTTTTCCGCGCGCGCTGGGGCTTGCGCTCGCGCTTGTCGCGGGGGTGGGCTGTATGGGGACGGCCTCCGCCGAGGCGCTGAGCCGGCAGGTCTCGCCAGATAGCAGCGGCCATGCGCAGGTCGCGCCACCCGTCCGCTTCTTCACCATCAACGCCGTGCTCGCCAAGCACGATGGATTGCGTCGCGCCGCCTCGGGGCCGGTCGAGCTCGCGTCCACCACGACGGAGTCGCGCACCGGCAGCGATGCGCCGCAGGGGCCCGCGGTCGCGACACCCAGCAACGAGCCGTTCGGCCTGATGACGTTCCGCGCGCCGGAAGGCGTGCTGTGGGTGAAATGGCGCGGCATCCAGGGCGCGATGGCCAGCGAGCGGGCGGCGATCGACCGTTGCAATGGAGATGACGCGCGCTGTTCCGCATCGGAGCGCATCTTCGTTGCACTCACGCGGTCGGCGGCATCGGCGAGCGACGCACGGGCGCGCGCCGAAATCGTCAATCGCAGCGTGAACCAGGCGGTGCGCTATGTCAGCGACGATCAGCAGCATGGCGTTGCCGATGTCTGGAGCTCGCCGCTGCAGACCTTGCGCACCGGGCTCGGCGATTGCGAGGACTACGCCATTGCCAAATACGCGCTGATGCTCGCGGCCGGAACGCCGGAAGCCGATCTGAAGCTGCTTCTGGTGCGCGATATGGCCGTGCGACAAGATCACGCGGTTCTGGCAGTCCGGCTCGACGGCAAGTGGCTCGTGCTCGACAACCGCCGGAGCACGCTGATGGAAGGCCGTGATCTGCAGTCGTTCATGCCGCTGTTTGCGATCGATCACCGCGGCGTCAGCCTGTTCGCGGCGCCCTATGCCGAACGTCGGCACCATGAAAGCGAGAGCGATCTGGCTCCGGCGGCCGAGGCTGGATTCGCCGGCAGCGGGGATCCCGGTCTGCCCTTGTTGCTCTGA
- a CDS encoding HlyD family type I secretion periplasmic adaptor subunit — protein MAHSDFAFSNDIRAAVELRTPKTARMLLFASLGLFFTFLIWAHFAVLDEVKRGNGKVVPSRQTQVVQSLEGGIIADLLVQEGAIVDKDQPLARIEDTNFASQFGEIRERRGAMAARVIRLAAETEGRSPVVFPDELVADAPRAVQSERSVFDAHARKLAQDVDVVQQQEQQKTKEIDELRATEKRFSETLALLNRELGLTRKLYDQKVVPEIEMLRADRQATDMRGQLAVVQASIVKTEAAVQEARARRLNIVTAFRAQAEDDLAKSRGDLAVLDENIKSAQDRVRRTELRSPVRGVVNRLNVTTIGAVVAPGASLMEITPLDDTLLVEGRIRPQDIAFIRPNHEAVVKLSAYDSSVYGSLHGRVERISADTITDEKGDKNERGETFYRVTVRTEKNYLGTAEHPLPIIPGMVATVEVLTGKKSVLDYLVRPARMLRDEALRER, from the coding sequence ATGGCGCACAGTGATTTCGCGTTCTCCAACGACATCCGCGCGGCCGTCGAACTCCGTACGCCGAAGACGGCCCGGATGCTGCTGTTCGCCTCGCTCGGCCTGTTCTTCACCTTCCTGATCTGGGCGCATTTCGCCGTGCTCGACGAGGTCAAGCGCGGCAATGGCAAGGTCGTGCCGTCGCGACAGACCCAGGTGGTGCAGTCGCTGGAAGGCGGCATCATCGCCGATCTGCTGGTGCAGGAGGGCGCGATCGTCGACAAGGATCAGCCGCTGGCACGGATCGAGGACACCAATTTCGCCTCGCAGTTCGGCGAGATTCGTGAGCGCCGCGGCGCGATGGCGGCCCGCGTGATCCGGCTGGCGGCGGAGACCGAAGGCCGCAGCCCCGTCGTGTTTCCCGACGAGCTCGTCGCGGACGCGCCGCGCGCGGTGCAGAGCGAGCGCTCCGTGTTTGACGCCCATGCGCGCAAGCTCGCGCAGGACGTCGACGTGGTGCAGCAGCAGGAGCAGCAGAAGACCAAGGAGATCGACGAGCTCAGGGCCACCGAGAAGCGCTTCTCGGAGACGCTGGCGCTGCTCAATCGGGAATTGGGCCTGACCCGCAAGCTCTACGACCAGAAGGTGGTGCCCGAGATCGAGATGCTGCGCGCCGACCGCCAGGCCACCGACATGCGCGGCCAGCTTGCCGTCGTGCAGGCGAGCATCGTGAAGACCGAGGCGGCGGTGCAGGAGGCGCGCGCACGCCGGCTCAACATCGTCACGGCGTTCCGCGCCCAGGCCGAGGACGATCTCGCGAAATCCCGCGGCGATCTCGCCGTGCTCGACGAGAACATCAAATCGGCCCAGGACCGGGTGCGGCGCACCGAGCTGCGTTCGCCCGTGCGTGGCGTCGTCAACAGGCTCAACGTCACCACCATCGGCGCCGTGGTCGCCCCGGGCGCCAGCCTGATGGAGATCACCCCGCTCGACGACACGCTGCTGGTCGAAGGCCGCATCCGGCCGCAGGACATCGCCTTCATCCGTCCCAACCACGAGGCGGTGGTCAAGCTCAGCGCCTATGATTCATCGGTGTATGGCTCGTTGCACGGCCGCGTCGAGCGCATCAGCGCCGACACCATCACCGACGAGAAGGGCGACAAGAACGAACGGGGCGAGACGTTCTATCGCGTCACGGTGCGCACCGAGAAGAACTATCTCGGAACGGCGGAGCATCCGCTCCCGATCATTCCCGGCATGGTCGCAACCGTCGAGGTTCTGACCGGCAAGAAATCGGTGCTCGATTATCTCGTCAGGCCCGCGCGCATGCTGCGCGACGAGGCACTGCGCGAGCGCTGA
- a CDS encoding type I secretion system permease/ATPase: MSPVSPAAPAPDPLSDSLLYLAAHHGRALSRSALLSGLPLETGVLSIGLYERAAQRAGLEAQLVERPLSEIPALVLPCVLMFHDGTTRILLTIDEAAGRVTIVDPSHREAPAIERVEMVAAQYVGFAYLVRPAAIADPRVMAASELPKTHWFWSVVSRFGANYGHVAIAAFIVNILALAAPLFTMSVYDRVIPNGAIPSLVALGVGLALAIGFDFLLKVVRSRIIDMTGKKIDVVLAANIFEHVMALKMDKRPPSVGILANQMRDFDSVREFFTSGTVVSATDMLFAVVFIIVLFIIAGPIAWIPLLMLPVMIGVGLFIQRPLDRAMRRMQAQSAARHGILVESLNGMETVRAVAGESRVQTVWERSVAAQARSSEDVQFWASMAMTAASVASQLCSLLLVTVGVFLILDGKLSVGALVAANMLSGRVLGPIAGIAGLMTRFTQTTSALRSIDRLMSMDRERPPEKIYVAREINQGRIQFKNVSFSYPGSQTKALDNVSFDIKPGEKIGIIGRVGSGKTTVGRLATAFYPPTEGSILIDGIDIQQYDPADLRAGIGFVLQDTDLFYGKLRDNITLGRPAATDEEVLEAARLAGVETFIAGHPQGYEMMIAEGGRSLSGGQKQAIGLARVLIRKPRVLFLDEPTAHFDVRSEGEFLERLKVLAKGDKTGEMSIIVSTHRPSLLSLVDRILVFDAGKIVADGPTAQILTMLRPQQPAAAPAASHAVKPVQGTR, translated from the coding sequence ATGTCGCCGGTGAGTCCAGCAGCACCGGCACCTGATCCGCTCAGCGACAGCCTGCTTTACCTTGCAGCTCATCATGGCCGTGCCCTGAGCCGGAGCGCGCTGCTGTCGGGCCTGCCGCTCGAAACCGGTGTCCTCAGCATCGGCCTTTATGAGCGTGCCGCGCAGCGGGCAGGGCTCGAGGCGCAACTGGTCGAACGGCCGCTCAGCGAAATCCCGGCGCTGGTGCTGCCTTGCGTGCTGATGTTTCACGACGGCACCACGCGCATCCTGCTGACGATCGACGAGGCGGCCGGCCGCGTCACCATCGTCGATCCCTCGCATCGTGAGGCGCCGGCGATCGAGCGCGTCGAGATGGTCGCCGCGCAATATGTCGGGTTCGCCTATCTGGTGCGGCCCGCGGCGATCGCCGATCCGCGCGTGATGGCCGCCAGCGAACTGCCGAAGACGCACTGGTTCTGGTCCGTAGTCAGCCGCTTCGGCGCCAATTACGGCCATGTCGCGATCGCCGCGTTCATCGTCAACATCCTGGCGCTGGCAGCGCCGTTGTTCACGATGAGCGTCTACGACCGGGTGATTCCGAACGGCGCGATCCCGTCGCTGGTTGCGCTCGGCGTCGGCCTGGCGCTGGCCATCGGCTTCGACTTCCTGCTCAAGGTCGTGCGCAGCCGCATCATCGACATGACCGGCAAGAAGATCGACGTGGTGCTCGCCGCCAACATCTTCGAGCATGTGATGGCGCTGAAGATGGACAAGCGGCCGCCCTCGGTCGGCATCCTCGCCAACCAGATGCGCGACTTCGATTCCGTGCGCGAGTTCTTCACCTCCGGCACCGTGGTGTCGGCGACCGACATGCTGTTCGCGGTCGTGTTCATCATCGTGCTGTTCATCATTGCCGGCCCGATCGCCTGGATTCCGCTGCTGATGCTGCCGGTGATGATCGGTGTCGGACTGTTCATCCAGCGGCCGCTCGACCGCGCGATGCGGCGGATGCAGGCGCAATCGGCGGCGCGCCACGGCATTCTGGTGGAATCGCTGAACGGGATGGAGACGGTCCGCGCGGTGGCGGGCGAGAGCCGGGTGCAGACGGTGTGGGAGCGCTCGGTGGCGGCGCAGGCGCGCTCCAGCGAGGACGTCCAGTTCTGGGCCTCGATGGCCATGACCGCGGCGAGCGTCGCCAGCCAGCTCTGCAGCCTGCTTCTGGTGACCGTCGGTGTGTTCCTGATCCTGGACGGCAAGCTCTCCGTCGGCGCGCTGGTCGCGGCCAACATGCTGTCCGGCCGCGTGCTCGGTCCGATCGCCGGCATCGCCGGCCTGATGACGCGCTTCACCCAGACGACGTCGGCGCTGCGCTCGATCGACCGGCTGATGTCGATGGACCGCGAGCGGCCGCCGGAAAAGATCTACGTCGCCCGCGAAATCAACCAGGGCCGCATCCAGTTCAAGAACGTCAGCTTCTCCTATCCGGGAAGCCAGACCAAGGCGCTCGACAACGTCTCGTTCGACATCAAGCCCGGCGAGAAGATCGGCATCATCGGTCGGGTCGGCTCCGGCAAGACCACGGTCGGGCGGCTCGCCACCGCGTTCTATCCGCCGACCGAAGGCAGCATCCTGATCGACGGCATCGACATCCAGCAATACGATCCCGCGGACTTGCGCGCCGGCATCGGCTTCGTGCTGCAGGATACCGACCTGTTCTACGGCAAGCTGCGCGACAACATCACGCTCGGGCGCCCTGCGGCGACCGACGAGGAGGTGCTGGAGGCGGCGAGGCTTGCCGGTGTCGAGACGTTCATCGCGGGCCATCCGCAGGGCTATGAGATGATGATCGCGGAAGGCGGCCGCAGCCTGTCGGGCGGGCAGAAGCAGGCGATCGGGCTTGCGCGGGTCCTGATCCGCAAGCCGCGCGTGCTGTTCCTCGACGAGCCGACCGCGCATTTCGACGTGCGCAGCGAAGGCGAATTCCTCGAGCGGCTGAAGGTCCTGGCCAAGGGCGACAAGACCGGCGAGATGTCGATCATCGTCTCGACCCACAGGCCTTCGCTGCTGTCGCTGGTCGATCGCATCCTGGTGTTCGACGCCGGCAAGATCGTCGCTGACGGTCCGACCGCGCAGATTCTCACCATGCTGCGTCCGCAGCAGCCCGCGGCGGCGCCGGCCGCGAGCCACGCCGTGAAGCCGGTCCAGGGGACGAGGTGA
- a CDS encoding TolC family outer membrane protein produces the protein MLKIIYTPILICVAGLSFSPALGAEPFTIQDAINQAVKTNPGVGEAAANRRATEAELRQSQGTLLPQVRLDASAGPEMLKQYVSPAPANNGRYLRGREASVVVRQLLFDGFSSINEVWRQAARVDAAAFRVLERTELIGLDAAEGYVDVVRYTRLVALAEKNLKVHLELRKNVLARFQGGRAGEGDTQQAEERVAAAQAVLEEFRLSLEVARAKYRKVVGVEPYNLRFPGRLSDMPRDKAESLDIAYKFNPTLRAAAADVTAAKRGFDATTGTFLPTLSLEGRATTGKESITYTNRYDEVSGKVVASWDIFNGGQNSWRREEAAQRMIQEQQKHARLQRDALESIDKAWSARIITADRVAALVRDVEAARRTFVAYNKEYELGQRTLIDLLNSQNQYFNANVSLVSARGVVVFADYQLLAAMGQMLNYLKTGHPPETEPVDTPSGFIGYSLPPIRLSAPSPGPEPLNTTRPVPLFGSNDGQPNQPAPITFGDRWASSDPADTTLFVASGKYGGFSKGPTGPAPK, from the coding sequence ATGTTGAAGATCATATATACACCGATTTTGATATGTGTTGCGGGATTGAGCTTTAGCCCGGCTTTGGGCGCTGAGCCTTTCACGATCCAGGACGCCATCAACCAGGCGGTGAAGACCAATCCGGGTGTCGGCGAGGCAGCAGCCAATCGCCGCGCGACGGAAGCGGAGCTTCGCCAGTCCCAGGGAACGCTCCTGCCGCAGGTCCGGCTCGATGCCAGCGCCGGGCCTGAAATGCTTAAACAATATGTCTCGCCTGCGCCGGCCAATAACGGTCGCTACCTGCGCGGCCGAGAGGCCAGCGTGGTGGTCCGTCAATTGCTGTTCGACGGCTTTTCCTCGATCAATGAAGTGTGGCGTCAGGCCGCGCGCGTGGATGCAGCTGCATTCCGGGTGCTCGAGCGGACCGAGCTGATCGGCCTGGATGCCGCCGAGGGCTATGTCGACGTCGTGCGCTACACGAGGCTGGTCGCACTGGCCGAGAAGAACCTCAAGGTTCATCTCGAGCTGCGCAAGAATGTGCTGGCTCGTTTCCAGGGCGGCCGCGCCGGCGAAGGCGATACGCAGCAGGCGGAAGAACGCGTCGCTGCAGCCCAGGCCGTGCTCGAAGAATTCCGTCTCAGTCTGGAAGTGGCACGGGCGAAATATCGCAAGGTCGTCGGCGTCGAGCCGTACAATCTGCGCTTCCCGGGCCGGCTGTCGGACATGCCGCGAGACAAGGCGGAATCGCTCGACATCGCCTACAAGTTCAACCCGACGCTGCGCGCTGCCGCTGCCGACGTCACCGCCGCCAAGCGGGGCTTCGATGCCACCACCGGCACGTTCCTGCCGACGCTGTCCCTTGAAGGCCGTGCGACGACCGGCAAGGAGTCCATCACCTACACCAATCGCTACGACGAGGTGAGCGGCAAGGTCGTCGCGTCGTGGGACATCTTCAATGGCGGCCAGAACAGCTGGCGCCGCGAGGAAGCCGCGCAGCGGATGATCCAGGAGCAGCAGAAGCACGCGCGGCTGCAGCGCGATGCGCTGGAATCGATCGACAAGGCCTGGTCGGCCCGGATCATCACCGCCGATCGTGTCGCGGCTCTTGTCCGCGATGTCGAAGCCGCGCGCCGCACCTTCGTCGCCTACAACAAGGAGTATGAGCTCGGCCAGCGGACGCTGATCGACCTCCTCAACTCTCAGAACCAGTACTTCAATGCCAACGTGTCGCTGGTGTCGGCGCGCGGGGTCGTGGTGTTCGCTGACTATCAGCTGCTCGCCGCGATGGGGCAGATGCTCAACTATCTGAAGACCGGACATCCTCCGGAGACGGAGCCGGTCGACACGCCGAGCGGATTCATCGGCTACAGCCTGCCGCCCATTCGGCTGAGCGCGCCGTCGCCGGGGCCTGAGCCGCTGAACACCACGCGTCCGGTGCCTCTGTTCGGCTCCAATGACGGCCAGCCGAACCAGCCGGCGCCGATTACCTTCGGTGATCGTTGGGCCTCGAGCGATCCTGCTGATACGACGCTGTTCGTCGCGTCAGGAAAGTACGGCGGATTTTCAAAGGGCCCCACCGGGCCGGCGCCGAAATAG